The following nucleotide sequence is from Wenzhouxiangella sp. XN24.
CAGCGCAAGCGCATCGACCCGCAGCCTGAAGTAGAGATCGTCGATGGTGCGCACGACCAGCCCGGTCAGGCCGGAGCCCAGCAATGCCCCGACGATCAGTCCCAGCAATACGCCCGGTACGCCCACCGTCAGGGCCTCGACGAGGATGCTCCGCACGAGGCCGCGCCTGTCCACGCCCACGCTGCGCAGGATGCCGATGGTCCGGGTGCGCCGCACGACCAGGAAATTCATGGTGCTGTAAATGAGGAATGCGCCGACCAGCAAGGCGAGCAGGGACAGCGCCGTGAGGTTGAGCCGGAAGGCCCGTGTCATGCCGAAGGTCGCTTGCGAACGCGCCGCCGAGGCGACCAGCTCGACCTCCGGAGGCAGGCTCCGCGCCAGGGCCGCCGCCGCCTCGTCGGACGCGATCAGGTCGATGCGGCTCAGGGCACCGACCATGCCGAGCAGCTCCTGGGCCGTCGCGATATCGGCGAAGACATAACCTGACGAGGCGGCGGCCCGGTCGGGGTCGGGGACCAGGCGCCCCGCGATGCGCAACGCACGCTCGCCCTCGGCCGTCGTGACCGTCACGGTGTCGCCGCGCGCGAGACCCAGTTCGTCGGCGAGCGGAGCGGGAAGCGCGACGGTTCCGGGCTCCGTGAGCAACGCCAGCAGGTCCACGTCGCCGGTCGCGACATCGAGGTCGTCGCGGAACGGCGCCTCGACGAAGGGATCCAGTCCAAGCAGCACGACACGGCGCCCGCCGGGGAACGTCACTGCGCCCTCCACGCTCGGCGCCGCGGCGACCGGTTCGGGCTGTTCGTGGATCGCCGCGCGCAACTCGGCGTAGAGCATCTCGTCGAGGCGCCCGGAGCGCGGCAGCACCTGGTGCGTGGCGCGGCCCATGACCATGTCCATGCTCGCGTCGAAAGCACGCTTGGCGCTTGCGCCGGCGAGGTCGACGCCCAGCACCACCGCCACGCCCAGTGCGACGCCGGCGACCGCAAGCGCGTACTGCCAGGGATGGCGAGCGAAGAATCGCCTTCCGGAGCGCGACAGCAGCCGGCTCACGGCGTGGAGATCTCGAGCCGGCCCTCGTGGATGGTGAACACGCGATCCGCCACGCCGATCACTTCGGGGCTGTGCGTGGCCATGACCAGCGTGGTCCCCTCGCGGCGGCAAAGATCGTCAAGCAGGCCGAGCACCTGGCGGGCGGTCTCGAGGTCCAGGTTCCCGGTGGGCTCGTCGGCGATCACCAGGCCCGGACGGTGGATCAGGGCTCTCGCCAGGGCGATCCGCTGCTGCTCGCCGCCGGACATCTCCTCCGGGAAGGAATCGCCCCGCCCGGGCAGCCCGACCGTCTCCAGCCACTGCCGCGCGCGCGCGTCGGCTTCATCGCGCGGCACCCCGAGCAGGTCCAGCGGCAACAAGAGGTTCTCGAGCGCAGTGAGGGTGGGCACGAGATTGAAAAACTGGAATACGAAGCCGACCCCCCGGCGCCTGAGCCGCGCGAGACGGTCCTCGGAGAGCGTCGTGAGCGCCTCGCCGCCGATGCGGACTTCGCCGCGGCTGGGGCGATCGAGGCCGCCGATGATGTTCAGCAGGGTGCTTTTGCCCGAGCCGGAACGGCCCACGAGGACGATCAGCTCGCCGCGGGCGATGCGAGCGGTGACGCCGTCGAGCACCTGGTGTGGCTGGCCGTGCTCGTCATAGTCCTTGCAGACGCCGTCGAGCTCGACGTGAATGGCCTGGTCCTGGTGAATTACTGGGTCTTGCGCCGGCATGGCGGGCTTCCTTGCGGGTGTGACCGCGTGTTCGCCCCGAGCCGGAAACTGGTTCCAGTGCGCCTGCGGCGCCGTCAGGCATCCCTTTCGAGGTCACGAAACTGTCGGCGCACATCGTACCCCGAATCCGTGACGATGCGCTCCAGCACGCGGATGCGCTCTTCGAGATCGACGAGGCGCCGATCGTCGGCCGGCGCACTCGTCTTCGCGCGGTGTTTAAGCCAGCTCGAGAACATCGAGCTGGCGATGGCGAGGAACACGATGACGACGACCATTTCGAAAGGATTCACGGCGAACTCTCCTCAATTCCATCCAGCGACACCGCGACACGCGGCGGCGCGTAGCCGGCCCGCGGGACCGGAGTCGATGATTCTAGCGTCCCTCGCTTCGCTCGAGGTCCTTGAACTCCCGGTCCAGGCCGAAGCTGCGCGACGTGACGTAACGCTCCATGCGTTGCAGCTTGGCGTCGGCGGCCCGAAACCGGTGCCGCACCTCGGAGAGGGTTTCCGCCGGGGAAACCCGCAAGCCCCGCCAGAACTCGCGGTCGTCCTCGTCGCGGTAGAGCGTCACCGGCTTGGTCGGCAACACCATCCAGAGCGCCAGGTAGACCAGGAAGATCGCCGGGAAGAAGAACATCGCGACGACCGTCAGGATGCGGGTCAACGCCAGGTCGAAGCCGAAATACTCGGCGAGGCCCGCGCACACTCCGCCGAACTTGCCGTTCACCGGATCGCGATAGAACCTGACCGGATTGGGTTCGCGCTTCATGCCTTCATCTCCCCGCGATCGCCGCGACGCGAACGCCACAGCTCACGTTCGTCCCGTCCACCGTAATAACGCAGGGGCTTGCCGGGCAGCAGCAGGCCGGCCACGACATACACCAGCAGGGTCGGCATGGTGAACAGGAGGAGCGACAGCGCGGCGACGATGCGCAGGGCGCCGAGACGGAAACCGAACTGGTCGGCAAGCCCGGCGCAGACGCCTAGGATCATCCCGTTCGCAGGATCGCGGTAAAACACGGTGCCGGCGGGGGCGTGGCGATGCCGCCTCATGTCCTTCTCCTCCAGTCGGGGACCTGGTCGTCCAGGATCGTTTCCAGCGCGTTGATGCGACTCTCCATCCGCTGCGCGTCCTGCCACAGCTCCTCCAGCATCCTCTGCTCGTCGCCGGACAGCGTGCGCGAGGACTTCCACTTGGTCACGTAGTGAAGAATCAGCATCAGCGGCAGCACGACGGCGGCCAGGATGATCATAAAGACACCGAAGATCTCGCTCATGGCCGTGGCCTCGGGTCGCGTGTTTCATGATCGGTCATGACATTTACCTCAGGCTTCACCGCGCGAATCTTCGCCGACGCGGCGCTTCAGCGCCGCCAGCTCGGCCTCGACCGATTCCGCCGACTCCAGGCTGGCGAACTCGCGGCCGAGATCCTTTCGCTGGCCGAGATCATAGGCCTCCACACGGCCCTCGGCATCCTCGAGCTTGCGCTCGAACTGCTCGAACCTGACCAGCGCGTCGTCGATCTTCGTCTCGTGGATCTGGCGGCGCATCTCGAGGCGGTGGCCGGCGGTGCGATGCCGCAGGATCATGGCCTTCTGCCGGGTCTTGGCGTCCGCCAGTTTCTCCTGCAGGCGCGCCATGTCTTCGTTCAGCTGGGCCAGCACCGTCTCGACCTGCTGTCCTTGCGCCTCGAGGCCGGTGATGCGTTCCTCGGCATGCGCTTTCTCGGCGAGCGCCGCACGCGCGAGATCGTCGCGCCCCTTGCGCACCGCCAGTTCGGCCTTGCGCGCCCAGTCGTCTCCCTCGCGGCGCGCATCGCCCAGGCGGCGATCCAGCTGCTTGCGATCCGCGATGGCCCGCGCAGCCGCAGAGCGGACCTCGACGAGCGTGTCTTCCATCTCCTGGATGATCAGCCGGACCATCTTCTCCGGGTCTTCGGCCTTCTCCAGCAGAGCGTTGATGTTCGAGTTCACGATGTCAGAAAAGCGGGAAAAAATGCCCATAGCGGTTCCTCCGGTGTCTTGAACACCTCGTTGCAGAAACCGTGCCAGTTTTGCCTGGCTGGTAAGTGCCTGTTTTCGTTGATAACTCCTTCAGCCTCAAAAAATACCTGGCGTTAATAACCATTTTTATTTGGCCTGTTACACCATTAACCGGTATAAACGACCAATGGAAATGGACCACAACACGCCGAT
It contains:
- the pspA gene encoding phage shock protein PspA — its product is MGIFSRFSDIVNSNINALLEKAEDPEKMVRLIIQEMEDTLVEVRSAAARAIADRKQLDRRLGDARREGDDWARKAELAVRKGRDDLARAALAEKAHAEERITGLEAQGQQVETVLAQLNEDMARLQEKLADAKTRQKAMILRHRTAGHRLEMRRQIHETKIDDALVRFEQFERKLEDAEGRVEAYDLGQRKDLGREFASLESAESVEAELAALKRRVGEDSRGEA
- the pspC gene encoding envelope stress response membrane protein PspC; the encoded protein is MKREPNPVRFYRDPVNGKFGGVCAGLAEYFGFDLALTRILTVVAMFFFPAIFLVYLALWMVLPTKPVTLYRDEDDREFWRGLRVSPAETLSEVRHRFRAADAKLQRMERYVTSRSFGLDREFKDLERSEGR
- a CDS encoding ABC transporter ATP-binding protein; the protein is MPAQDPVIHQDQAIHVELDGVCKDYDEHGQPHQVLDGVTARIARGELIVLVGRSGSGKSTLLNIIGGLDRPSRGEVRIGGEALTTLSEDRLARLRRRGVGFVFQFFNLVPTLTALENLLLPLDLLGVPRDEADARARQWLETVGLPGRGDSFPEEMSGGEQQRIALARALIHRPGLVIADEPTGNLDLETARQVLGLLDDLCRREGTTLVMATHSPEVIGVADRVFTIHEGRLEISTP
- a CDS encoding PspC domain-containing protein, with product MRRHRHAPAGTVFYRDPANGMILGVCAGLADQFGFRLGALRIVAALSLLLFTMPTLLVYVVAGLLLPGKPLRYYGGRDERELWRSRRGDRGEMKA
- the pspB gene encoding envelope stress response membrane protein PspB; protein product: MSEIFGVFMIILAAVVLPLMLILHYVTKWKSSRTLSGDEQRMLEELWQDAQRMESRINALETILDDQVPDWRRRT